A stretch of Lepidochelys kempii isolate rLepKem1 chromosome 14, rLepKem1.hap2, whole genome shotgun sequence DNA encodes these proteins:
- the LOC140898058 gene encoding butyrophilin subfamily 1 member A1-like isoform X2 gives MGEDIILPCHLSPKMSAENMEVRWFRSEFTSFVHLYQHGKDEYGQQMPEYHGRTELLKAGIVDGNVALGIVNIRLSDEGQYRCFVQDGVFHEEAVLELKVAASGSAPRISVEGHQDGGIQVVCQSAGWYPEPEALWRNLKGQPLSSSTETKSEEQHGLFEIKNSIVITENSNKNLSCAIRNTHLNREKESITFYISDSFFPRASPWMVGWSVTLVILLVFVGLTLFLFKLKGKHLNTISKLRTELEWRRSLGDAANVTLDPDTAHPQLVLSKDRKSVRWADTWQDLPHHKNPERFDIERCVLGCEGFTSGRHYWEVEVGVGLLWAVGVARESVRRKGGISLSPEEGIWAVDQRQGQYQALTSPMTPLDLSRAPSRIRVCLDCEQGQVTFINAGDEAPIFTFPPGSVPGERMRPWLWLGMESQLKLCP, from the exons ATGGGTGAGGACATTATTTTACCCTGTCACTTGTCCCCCAAGATGAGCGCTGAGAACATGGAAGTGAGATGGTTCCGATCTGAGTTCACTTCGTTTGTGCACCTGTATCAGCATGGGAAGGATGAGTATGGGCAGCAGATGCCAGAATATCATGGAAGGACAGAGCTTTTGAAAGCTGGCATTGTGGATGGGAACGTTGCCTTGGGAATTGTCAATATCAGACTTTCTGATGAAGGACAGTACCGCTGTTTTGTTCAAGATGGTGTCTTTCATGAAGAAGCTGTATTGGAATTGAAGGTAGCAG CTTCAGGCTCTGCACCTCGCATCTCTGTTGAGGGTCACCAGGATGGAGGGATCCAAGTGGTGTGTCAGTCGGCCGGATGGTACCCAGAGCCCGAGGCGCTGTGGAGAAATCTCAAAGGGCAGCCTTTATCTTCATCAACTGAAACCAAATCTGAAGAGCAACATGGtctctttgaaataaaaaattctaTCGTTATAACAGAAAATTCAAACAAGAATTTGTCCTGTGCCATAAGGAACACCCACCTGAACCGAGAAAAAGAATCAATAACATTTTATATATCAG ATTCTTTTTTCCCAAGAGCATCTCCCTGGATGGTGGGTTGGAGTGTGACTTTGGTGATTTTGTTGGTGTTCGTCGGCCTTACTCTTTTTCTGTTCAAATTAAAAG ggAAACATCTCAACACTATCA gTAAACTTCGAACAGAGCTAG AGTGGAGGAGATCCCTGGGTGATGCAG CAAATGTGACGctggatccagacacggctcATCCACAACTTGTCCTGTCTAAGGATCGGAAAAGTGTGAGATGGGCAGACACATGGCAGGATCTGCCCCACCACAAGAATCCTGAGAGATTTGACATTGAGCGctgtgtgctgggctgtgaggggttCACCTCAGGGAGACATTACTGGGAggtagaggtgggggtggggctactctgggctgtgggggtggccagagagtctgtgaggaggaagggagggatcagcCTTAGCCCTGAGGAGGGGATCTGGGCTGTGGATCAGAGGCAGGGCCAGTACCAGGCTCTCACCTCCCCTATGACCCCCCTAGACCTGAGCCGGGCCCCCAGCAGGATCCGGGTTTGTCTGGACTGTGAACAGGGGCAGGTGACATTTATTAATGCTGGAGATGAGGCCCCGATCTTCACTTTCCCGCCGGGCTCCGTCCCTGGGGAGAGAATGCGCCcttggctctggctggggatggaaAGCCAGCTCAAACTGTGTCCCTGA
- the LOC140898058 gene encoding butyrophilin subfamily 1 member A1-like isoform X3 — protein sequence MKDLSICHSSRARTLLPHFIVFFITFYVHKLESASGSAPRISVEGHQDGGIQVVCQSAGWYPEPEALWRNLKGQPLSSSTETKSEEQHGLFEIKNSIVITENSNKNLSCAIRNTHLNREKESITFYISDSFFPRASPWMVGWSVTLVILLVFVGLTLFLFKLKGKHLNTISKLRTELEWRRSLGDAANVTLDPDTAHPQLVLSKDRKSVRWADTWQDLPHHKNPERFDIERCVLGCEGFTSGRHYWEVEVGVGLLWAVGVARESVRRKGGISLSPEEGIWAVDQRQGQYQALTSPMTPLDLSRAPSRIRVCLDCEQGQVTFINAGDEAPIFTFPPGSVPGERMRPWLWLGMESQLKLCP from the exons CTTCAGGCTCTGCACCTCGCATCTCTGTTGAGGGTCACCAGGATGGAGGGATCCAAGTGGTGTGTCAGTCGGCCGGATGGTACCCAGAGCCCGAGGCGCTGTGGAGAAATCTCAAAGGGCAGCCTTTATCTTCATCAACTGAAACCAAATCTGAAGAGCAACATGGtctctttgaaataaaaaattctaTCGTTATAACAGAAAATTCAAACAAGAATTTGTCCTGTGCCATAAGGAACACCCACCTGAACCGAGAAAAAGAATCAATAACATTTTATATATCAG ATTCTTTTTTCCCAAGAGCATCTCCCTGGATGGTGGGTTGGAGTGTGACTTTGGTGATTTTGTTGGTGTTCGTCGGCCTTACTCTTTTTCTGTTCAAATTAAAAG ggAAACATCTCAACACTATCA gTAAACTTCGAACAGAGCTAG AGTGGAGGAGATCCCTGGGTGATGCAG CAAATGTGACGctggatccagacacggctcATCCACAACTTGTCCTGTCTAAGGATCGGAAAAGTGTGAGATGGGCAGACACATGGCAGGATCTGCCCCACCACAAGAATCCTGAGAGATTTGACATTGAGCGctgtgtgctgggctgtgaggggttCACCTCAGGGAGACATTACTGGGAggtagaggtgggggtggggctactctgggctgtgggggtggccagagagtctgtgaggaggaagggagggatcagcCTTAGCCCTGAGGAGGGGATCTGGGCTGTGGATCAGAGGCAGGGCCAGTACCAGGCTCTCACCTCCCCTATGACCCCCCTAGACCTGAGCCGGGCCCCCAGCAGGATCCGGGTTTGTCTGGACTGTGAACAGGGGCAGGTGACATTTATTAATGCTGGAGATGAGGCCCCGATCTTCACTTTCCCGCCGGGCTCCGTCCCTGGGGAGAGAATGCGCCcttggctctggctggggatggaaAGCCAGCTCAAACTGTGTCCCTGA
- the LOC140898058 gene encoding butyrophilin subfamily 1 member A1-like isoform X1 translates to MKDLSICHSSRARTLLPHFIVFFITFYVHKLESARFTVIGPDHPVTAIMGEDIILPCHLSPKMSAENMEVRWFRSEFTSFVHLYQHGKDEYGQQMPEYHGRTELLKAGIVDGNVALGIVNIRLSDEGQYRCFVQDGVFHEEAVLELKVAASGSAPRISVEGHQDGGIQVVCQSAGWYPEPEALWRNLKGQPLSSSTETKSEEQHGLFEIKNSIVITENSNKNLSCAIRNTHLNREKESITFYISDSFFPRASPWMVGWSVTLVILLVFVGLTLFLFKLKGKHLNTISKLRTELEWRRSLGDAANVTLDPDTAHPQLVLSKDRKSVRWADTWQDLPHHKNPERFDIERCVLGCEGFTSGRHYWEVEVGVGLLWAVGVARESVRRKGGISLSPEEGIWAVDQRQGQYQALTSPMTPLDLSRAPSRIRVCLDCEQGQVTFINAGDEAPIFTFPPGSVPGERMRPWLWLGMESQLKLCP, encoded by the exons CCCGGTTCACAGTGATTGGACCTGATCACCCTGTCACAGCCATCATGGGTGAGGACATTATTTTACCCTGTCACTTGTCCCCCAAGATGAGCGCTGAGAACATGGAAGTGAGATGGTTCCGATCTGAGTTCACTTCGTTTGTGCACCTGTATCAGCATGGGAAGGATGAGTATGGGCAGCAGATGCCAGAATATCATGGAAGGACAGAGCTTTTGAAAGCTGGCATTGTGGATGGGAACGTTGCCTTGGGAATTGTCAATATCAGACTTTCTGATGAAGGACAGTACCGCTGTTTTGTTCAAGATGGTGTCTTTCATGAAGAAGCTGTATTGGAATTGAAGGTAGCAG CTTCAGGCTCTGCACCTCGCATCTCTGTTGAGGGTCACCAGGATGGAGGGATCCAAGTGGTGTGTCAGTCGGCCGGATGGTACCCAGAGCCCGAGGCGCTGTGGAGAAATCTCAAAGGGCAGCCTTTATCTTCATCAACTGAAACCAAATCTGAAGAGCAACATGGtctctttgaaataaaaaattctaTCGTTATAACAGAAAATTCAAACAAGAATTTGTCCTGTGCCATAAGGAACACCCACCTGAACCGAGAAAAAGAATCAATAACATTTTATATATCAG ATTCTTTTTTCCCAAGAGCATCTCCCTGGATGGTGGGTTGGAGTGTGACTTTGGTGATTTTGTTGGTGTTCGTCGGCCTTACTCTTTTTCTGTTCAAATTAAAAG ggAAACATCTCAACACTATCA gTAAACTTCGAACAGAGCTAG AGTGGAGGAGATCCCTGGGTGATGCAG CAAATGTGACGctggatccagacacggctcATCCACAACTTGTCCTGTCTAAGGATCGGAAAAGTGTGAGATGGGCAGACACATGGCAGGATCTGCCCCACCACAAGAATCCTGAGAGATTTGACATTGAGCGctgtgtgctgggctgtgaggggttCACCTCAGGGAGACATTACTGGGAggtagaggtgggggtggggctactctgggctgtgggggtggccagagagtctgtgaggaggaagggagggatcagcCTTAGCCCTGAGGAGGGGATCTGGGCTGTGGATCAGAGGCAGGGCCAGTACCAGGCTCTCACCTCCCCTATGACCCCCCTAGACCTGAGCCGGGCCCCCAGCAGGATCCGGGTTTGTCTGGACTGTGAACAGGGGCAGGTGACATTTATTAATGCTGGAGATGAGGCCCCGATCTTCACTTTCCCGCCGGGCTCCGTCCCTGGGGAGAGAATGCGCCcttggctctggctggggatggaaAGCCAGCTCAAACTGTGTCCCTGA